A genomic region of Verrucomicrobiia bacterium contains the following coding sequences:
- a CDS encoding ABC transporter ATP-binding protein — MPLLEIKDLKLDFIAGKSSLRALDGVSLAIEAGETVCLVGESGSGKSVTAMSVVRLIPTPPARYVGGEIRVNGADVLSMAAAKLREIRGGLVSCVFQEPGASLNPVVRIGKQIKEALQLHRPAAATDDEVVRLLKLVGIPAPERRALDYPHQLSGGMQQRVMIAMALAPQPQLLIADEPTTALDVTIQAQIMELLRDLKQRLGMSILLITHNLGLVGDIADRVAVMYAGQIVEMAPARALLQGPRHPYTKALMHSVPKLAGGAQRLTTIRGGVPRLGAFPPGCRFAPRCPIARPECSRAVPALVAAESGHHVRCPFWREEPTATQPAITL, encoded by the coding sequence ATGCCATTGCTCGAAATCAAAGACCTTAAACTCGACTTCATCGCGGGCAAATCCAGCTTGCGCGCGCTGGATGGCGTTTCGCTGGCAATCGAAGCCGGCGAAACGGTGTGTCTTGTGGGCGAAAGCGGCAGCGGCAAGAGCGTGACGGCGATGTCCGTGGTCCGGCTCATTCCAACGCCGCCCGCGCGATACGTCGGCGGCGAAATTCGCGTGAACGGCGCTGACGTGCTGTCCATGGCGGCCGCCAAGCTGCGGGAAATCCGGGGTGGTTTGGTGAGCTGCGTTTTTCAGGAACCGGGGGCTTCGCTCAATCCGGTGGTCCGCATTGGGAAGCAAATCAAGGAGGCGCTGCAATTGCATCGCCCCGCGGCGGCCACGGACGACGAAGTCGTGCGGCTGCTCAAGCTGGTGGGCATTCCGGCCCCGGAGCGGCGGGCGCTGGATTATCCGCACCAGTTGTCCGGCGGCATGCAGCAGCGCGTGATGATTGCCATGGCGCTGGCGCCGCAGCCGCAGCTGCTCATCGCGGATGAACCCACCACGGCGCTCGACGTGACGATTCAGGCGCAAATCATGGAGTTGCTCCGCGACCTCAAACAGCGGCTCGGCATGAGCATTCTGCTCATCACGCACAACCTTGGCCTGGTGGGCGACATCGCGGACCGCGTGGCCGTGATGTATGCGGGGCAGATCGTGGAAATGGCGCCGGCGCGGGCGTTGTTGCAAGGCCCGCGGCATCCCTACACGAAGGCGCTGATGCATTCCGTGCCCAAGCTCGCGGGCGGCGCGCAGCGGTTGACGACCATTCGCGGGGGCGTGCCGCGGCTGGGCGCATTTCCGCCGGGCTGCCGGTTCGCACCGCGTTGCCCGATCGCGAGGCCGGAATGTTCCCGGGCCGTGCCGGCGCTGGTCGCGGCCGAATCGGGGCATCACGTGCGGTGCCCGTTCTGGCGCGAAGAACCAACGGCGACCCAACCTGCCATCACTCTGTGA